In one Ananas comosus cultivar F153 linkage group 12, ASM154086v1, whole genome shotgun sequence genomic region, the following are encoded:
- the LOC109718284 gene encoding probable trans-2-enoyl-CoA reductase, mitochondrial, with the protein MASLRPSLRCLGLGLYKRPTQSLSRISSNTFRASFSTAPLSPPSKAVVYEQHGAPDQVTRVIDLPPVELKANDVCVKMLAAPINPSDINRVEGVYPVRPPVPAIGGYEGVGEVYALGSAVSSLSVGDWVIPSPPSFGTWQTYIVKEEGVWHKIRKDVPVEYAATVTVNPLTALRMLEDFVKLNSGDSIVQNGATSIVGQCIIQLAKIQGVHSINIIRDRVESEEVKERLKKLGAGEVYMESQLEVKNVKSLLVDIPEPALGFNCVGGNAASLVLKFLRQGGTMVTYGGMSKKPITVSTSSFIFKDLSLRGFWLQKWMSSDKAKDCQTMIDYLLSLVHHGKLKYDMEMVPFEDFNTALDKALGKLGSHPKQVIKFE; encoded by the exons ATGGCTTCTCTGCGACCGTCTCTGAGGTGTCTAGGGCTGGGGCTATATAAACGACCGACCCAATCTCTCTCgcgcatttcgtcgaacaccttcCGCGCGTCCTTCTCCACCGCGCCTCTCTCCCCTCCCTCCAAGGCCGTCGTGTACGAGCAACACGGCGCCCCCGATCAGGTCACTAG GGTTATTGACCTTCCACCTGTTGAATTGAAAGCAAACGATGTGTGTGTCAAAATGTTGGCTGCGCCGATCAATCCTTCGGATATCAATAGAGTAGAAG GGGTTTATCCTGTAAGGCCTCCAGTGCCTGCGATTGGAGGATATGAAGGAGTTGGGGAAGTATATGCATTGGGGTCTGCAGTTAGCAGTCTCTCAGTTGGCGACTGGGTCATACCATCACCTCCATCTTTTG GAACATGGCAAACTTACATTGTGAAAGAAGAGGGTGTCTGGCACAAAATCAGGAAGGATGTACCAGTGGAGTATGCTGCGACTGTTACAGTGAATCCTTTGACTGCACTGAGAATGCTAGAAGACTTCGTGAAACTGAATTCGG GCGACAGTATTGTCCAAAATGGTGCCACTAGTATTGTTGGGCAGTGCATTATCCAGCTAGCTAAAATCCAGGGAGTGCATAGCATAAATATCATTAGAGACAG AGTTGAATCAGAAGAAGTTAAAGAGAGACTAAAGAAACTTGGTGCGGGTGAGGTGTATATGGAGAGCCAGTTGGAAGTGAAGAATGTTAAGAGCCTCCTG GTTGACATACCAGAACCTGCCTTAGGATTTAACTGTGTTGGGGGAAATGCGGCTTCCTTGGTCCTAAAGTTCCTGAG GCAGGGGGGCACTATGGTAACATATGGTGGGATGTCGAAGAAGCCTATCACTGTATCTACTTCATCCTTTATATTTAAG GATCTCTCTCTGCGAGGGTTTTGGTTGCAGAAGTGGATGAGTTCCGACAAGGCAAAAGATTGCCAAACTATGATAGATTACCTCTTGAGCTTAGTCCACCATGGCAAGCTGAAATATGA TATGGAAATGGTTCCTTTCGAGGATTTCAACACGGCACTCGATAAGGCTCTTGGAAAACTAGGAAGCCATCCGAAACAGGTGATCAAATTCGAATGA
- the LOC109718283 gene encoding leukotriene A-4 hydrolase homolog, with product MGRIDPHSYADASQPLVTSAALSLYLDFSSSTILGSALLTLSAPFSGDLLLDTRLLSVAAASDPLTLSPLPFSLPVPAHESDPVLGSPLSVSLSGHSSFLLSFSTSPSSSALQWLPPPLTSSRAHPFVFTQCQPIHARSIFPCHDTPAARIRFSALLNLPKPLSAVMAAAHLARRDPLPGEAASAACPDALWCAPDRVVEHFVMDQPIPPYLFAFAAGEIASRDVGPRTRVYVEGGPDVLDAAAREFAGAEEMIRVGERLFGPYEWERFDLLVLPPSFPYGGMENPRMVFLTPTVIKGDASGAQVVAHELAHSWTGNLITNKTHSDFWLNEGFTTYAERRIVEVVQGEERAALNMGIGWRGLNRMMDRFKDNMEFTKLKPRMEGIDPDDVYSEVPYEKGFQFLWRIERQIGRLAFDEFLKKYIATFKFQSIDTETFLEFLKANVPGIENQIDLRLWVEGTGIPPDAMEPVSVIYTKIKLLASEFKNGRMPREDEVADWSGQEWELYLENLPKSVEASQIAALDARYRLSESRDYEVKVAFLELAISCNCKDYFDEVEKTLKQVGRMKYLRPLYTALVSGSGGDEEKMLARRIFMEGRECYHPIARGVVESILSKHS from the exons ATGGGCCGCATAGACCCGCATTCGTATGCGGACGCGTCGCAGCCGCTGGTGACGTCGGCGGCGCTGTCCCTGTACCTGGACTTCTCGTCGTCGACCATCCTGGGGTCGGCGCTGCTCACCCTCTCCGCGCCCTTCTCCGGCGACCTCCTCCTCGACACCCGGCTCCtctccgtcgccgccgcctccgaccCCCTCACGCTCTCCCCGCTCCCCTTCTCCCTCCCCGTCCCCGCGCACGAGTCCGACCCCGTACTCGGCTCCCCGCTCTCCGTCTCCCTCTCCGGCCACTCGtccttcctcctctccttctccacctccccctcctcctccgccctccAATGGCTCCCCCCTCCCCTCACCTCCTCCCGAGCCCACCCCTTCGTCTTCACCCAGTGCCAGCCCATCCACGCCCGCTCCATCTTCCCCTGCCACGACACCCCCGCCGCCCGCATCCGCTTCTCCGCCCTCCTCAACCTCCCCAAGCCCCTCTCCGCCGTCATGGCCGCCGCCCACCTCGCCCGCCGCGACCCCCTCCCCGGCGaggccgcctccgccgcctgcCCCGACGCCCTCTGGTGCGCCCCCGACCGCGTCGTCGAGCACTTCGTCATGGACCAGCCCATCCCCCCCTACCTCTTCGCCTTCGCTGCCGGGGAGATCGCGTCGCGCGACGTGGGCCCGCGGACGCGCGTCTACGTGGAGGGCGGGCCCGACGTGCTCGACGCCGCCGCTAGGGAGTTCGCCGGGGCGGAGGAGATGATCCGGGTCGGGGAGCGCCTCTTCGGGCCCTACGAGTGGGAAAGGTTCGACCTTTTGGTGCTCCCCCCGAGCTTCCCCTACGGCGGGATGGAGAACCCTCGGATGGTGTTCCTCACCCCGACGGTGATCAAGGGGGACGCCTCCGGGGCGCAGGTGGTCGCGCACGAGCTCGCGCACAGCTGGACCGGGAACCTCATCACCAACAAGACCCACTCCGATTTCTGGCTCAACGAG GGTTTCACGACGTATGCAGAAAGGAGAATAGTGGAGGTGGTGCAGGGAGAGGAGCGGGCCGCTCTTAACATGGGCATTGGGTGGAGGGGTTTGAACAGAATGATGGACAGGTTCAAGGACAACATGGAATTTACGAAACTGAAGCCGAGAATGGAAGGGATTGACCCAGATGATGTCTACTCGGAAGTGCCCTATGAGAAAGGATTCCAATTTCTCTGGCGAATTGAACGGCAg ATTGGGCGCCTAGCGTTTGATGAATTCCTGAAGAAGTACATTGCTACTTTCAAGTTCCAGTCGATCGACACTGAAACATTTCTTGAATTCCTAAAGGCCAATGTGCCGGGAATAGAGAATCAAATTGATCTTCGTTTGTGGGTAGAAGGCACAGGGATTCCACCAGATGCTATGGAGCCCGTTTCggtaatttataccaaaatcaaGTTGTTGGCTTCGGAGTTTAAGAATGGGAGGATGCCGAGAGAGGACGAGGTGGCAGATTGGAGCGGACAGGAGTGGGAGCTTTACTTGGAGAATCTGCCCAAATCTGTTGAAGCCTCGCAG ATTGCAGCCCTCGACGCGCGGTACCGGCTATCGGAGAGCCGTGACTACGAAGTGAAGGTGGCGTTCCTCGAGCTGGCGATCTCATGCAACTGCAAGGACTACTTTGACGAGGTCGAGAAAACTCTAAAGCAAGTGGGACGAATGAAGTACCTCCGCCCCCTCTACACCGCCCTGGTTAGCGGGTCCGGCGGCGACGAGGAGAAGATGCTCGCGAGGAGGATATTCATGGAGGGTCGCGAGTGTTACCACCCCATAGCTCGCGGGGTAGTCGAGTCAATTCTCTCTAAGCACAGTTAG